A genomic region of Caulobacter sp. NIBR2454 contains the following coding sequences:
- a CDS encoding bile acid:sodium symporter family protein, producing MTTGMPLADMAESLLLPGALSAIMLSIGLQLKPSAFIGMVVDRRPFLVGLAGLLILSPLAGIAIAASLSPSPEVAVGLVLLATCPVGILATVMTDLFKGSAALSIALTVVISGVYVLLAPPIAHYAVEVAFGVSRTIVVPTMELFAKVALVTIAPVSLGLLAARLAPTTSAQLAGPMKAIASAILIAVFALVVARQWSAMTETVWRIVALVILINLVNAALALAIARIARLKGPDVSAIVACHLVRQEGTAIFIAVSVLASPEMAVPLIVNTFVGLAICAALFAPLRGLQGPRLKGARP from the coding sequence ATGACGACCGGGATGCCGCTCGCCGATATGGCGGAAAGCCTTTTGCTGCCCGGTGCGCTTTCGGCGATCATGCTGTCCATCGGCCTGCAACTGAAGCCGTCGGCGTTCATCGGCATGGTGGTCGATCGTCGCCCCTTCCTTGTCGGGTTGGCGGGCCTGCTGATCCTTTCACCCCTGGCTGGAATCGCCATTGCAGCCAGCCTGTCGCCATCGCCGGAAGTGGCCGTGGGGCTGGTTCTGCTGGCGACCTGTCCCGTCGGCATACTCGCCACGGTGATGACCGATCTCTTCAAGGGCTCAGCGGCTCTGTCGATCGCCCTGACCGTGGTGATCAGCGGCGTCTACGTGCTGCTGGCCCCGCCGATCGCCCACTATGCGGTCGAGGTCGCCTTCGGTGTATCACGCACCATAGTCGTGCCCACGATGGAGCTGTTCGCCAAGGTGGCGCTGGTGACCATAGCGCCGGTGTCGCTTGGCCTGCTGGCGGCGCGTCTGGCCCCCACGACCAGCGCCCAGCTCGCCGGACCGATGAAGGCGATCGCATCCGCCATCCTCATTGCGGTTTTCGCCCTCGTGGTGGCCCGTCAGTGGAGCGCCATGACCGAAACGGTCTGGCGCATTGTAGCGCTGGTGATCCTGATCAATCTGGTCAACGCCGCACTGGCTCTGGCCATCGCGCGGATCGCTCGCCTGAAGGGACCGGACGTTTCGGCCATCGTGGCCTGTCATCTGGTTCGCCAGGAGGGCACGGCGATCTTTATCGCCGTCTCGGTGCTGGCCTCGCCCGAAATGGCGGTGCCCCTGATCGTCAATACATTCGTGGGCTTGGCGATCTGCGCCGCGCTCTTTGCTCCTTTGCGCGGTCTCCAGGGACCGCGCCTCAAGGGAGCGCGCCCCTAA
- a CDS encoding DUF3830 family protein, with amino-acid sequence MTRAVRISEARSGLSARFELLDQLAPQSCAALWALAQDATPREALHAMWTGPELSCPLAAGDLPAAIDVTALTLENAVRHPNAGELVLTVFDPGPIGPARPFVDGGLDLGIFYGDGGRLLFPVGWIEGSLCARVSPEDLDGLASAARLIRRQGVCELQLEPIT; translated from the coding sequence ATGACGCGGGCGGTCAGGATCAGCGAAGCCCGGTCGGGCCTGAGCGCGCGCTTTGAACTGCTGGATCAACTGGCGCCCCAATCTTGTGCGGCGCTCTGGGCGCTGGCCCAGGACGCCACGCCTCGCGAGGCGCTCCACGCCATGTGGACGGGCCCCGAGCTTTCATGTCCCCTGGCGGCGGGCGACCTCCCGGCGGCGATCGACGTAACGGCCCTGACGCTGGAGAACGCGGTGCGTCACCCCAACGCCGGCGAGCTTGTCCTCACCGTCTTCGATCCCGGCCCTATCGGCCCGGCGCGGCCCTTCGTCGACGGCGGATTGGACCTGGGCATATTCTATGGCGACGGGGGGCGGTTGCTGTTTCCTGTCGGCTGGATCGAGGGCTCGCTTTGCGCGCGCGTGTCTCCAGAAGACCTCGATGGCCTGGCGAGCGCGGCGCGTCTGATCCGCCGCCAAGGCGTATGCGAACTTCAGCTGGAACCCATCACTTGA
- a CDS encoding MarR family winged helix-turn-helix transcriptional regulator — protein MEKTLARHGITKSTYRILTVLRESQPCSVTYLADTALIKRTTVSRIVEKMTQMDLVTTTQGGEDGRVTEVRMTDQGRGLLDSLTPMIAKLIERATDGVSHAELTRLVATLQIMSANLTRSPLE, from the coding sequence ATGGAAAAGACCCTGGCTCGCCATGGGATTACAAAGTCGACCTACCGAATCCTGACTGTTCTTCGAGAATCGCAGCCCTGCAGCGTAACTTACTTAGCAGATACGGCCCTCATAAAGCGTACGACTGTGAGCCGAATCGTTGAGAAGATGACTCAGATGGATCTAGTCACCACCACGCAGGGGGGCGAGGACGGACGCGTCACCGAGGTGCGGATGACCGATCAGGGCCGCGGCCTCCTCGACAGCCTCACCCCCATGATCGCCAAGTTGATCGAGCGCGCGACCGACGGCGTAAGCCACGCAGAATTGACCCGCCTGGTGGCGACCCTGCAGATCATGAGCGCAAACCTGACAAGATCGCCTCTCGAATAG
- a CDS encoding NAD(P)/FAD-dependent oxidoreductase has protein sequence MNGASLWRALDQGAAHRPALSGTEEAEIAIVGAGVAGLSLACELAAAGRSVCVIEADEPGSGALGASAGIVAPQLVRTTPNKVLARLGPEVGPGWLRLVGESGSHLFDLISALNIDCDARPQGFIAPARGVDAGARLEAIVQEWRPFRRDLTALDAADTAQMTGCRGYDAAILDASGGGVNPLRLAAGLAARSVEAGAQLFHHSRVGDLERVGERWRLHAGAGTLWAKQVVLCANGGNQSLHPALDSTVLPMRVHELSTSPVSQNLRASVLPGGQALTDLEPDIFSIRFAEGGRMITYYPVSGGATRAGVEKAVNRRLSQMLNAFEPIRIEHLWEGVAWMNSSLLPRIVALGPGLLAIQACNGRGIATNAIVGREISRMLLSDGRYRPTIAYESPNPIARVPFMRHVPDMMLRMARAVRQARTGLLGR, from the coding sequence TTGAACGGCGCTTCCCTTTGGCGCGCCCTCGATCAAGGCGCGGCCCATCGCCCTGCCCTGAGCGGGACCGAGGAGGCCGAAATCGCGATTGTCGGCGCTGGCGTGGCGGGCCTCAGCCTGGCCTGCGAACTGGCGGCGGCGGGGCGTTCAGTCTGCGTGATCGAGGCCGACGAGCCGGGCTCGGGCGCCCTGGGCGCCAGCGCCGGAATCGTCGCCCCCCAATTGGTCCGAACGACCCCCAACAAGGTGCTCGCCCGGCTGGGTCCTGAGGTCGGACCGGGCTGGCTCCGTCTCGTCGGCGAGAGCGGCAGCCACCTGTTCGATCTGATATCGGCCCTGAACATTGATTGCGACGCCCGCCCTCAGGGCTTCATCGCCCCGGCCCGCGGCGTTGACGCCGGCGCCCGCCTTGAAGCCATCGTTCAGGAATGGCGTCCCTTCCGGCGCGACCTGACCGCACTCGACGCCGCCGACACCGCGCAGATGACGGGCTGCCGCGGTTATGACGCGGCCATCCTTGACGCCAGCGGCGGCGGGGTTAACCCCCTGCGGCTGGCGGCGGGCCTGGCGGCTCGCAGTGTGGAAGCCGGCGCGCAGCTTTTCCATCACAGCCGGGTGGGCGACCTGGAGCGCGTAGGCGAGCGCTGGCGTCTGCATGCCGGCGCGGGAACACTCTGGGCCAAGCAGGTCGTGCTGTGCGCCAATGGCGGCAATCAGTCCCTTCATCCAGCGCTGGACAGCACCGTGCTGCCCATGCGCGTGCATGAATTGTCCACGTCGCCTGTTTCGCAGAACTTGCGCGCCTCGGTGCTCCCCGGCGGCCAGGCCCTGACCGATCTGGAGCCGGATATCTTCTCGATCCGCTTCGCCGAGGGCGGACGCATGATCACCTATTACCCGGTGTCAGGCGGCGCGACGCGGGCAGGCGTGGAGAAGGCGGTCAATCGACGCCTGTCCCAGATGCTCAACGCCTTCGAACCCATCCGCATCGAGCATCTTTGGGAAGGGGTCGCGTGGATGAACAGCAGCCTGCTTCCCCGCATTGTCGCCCTTGGTCCCGGGCTGTTGGCGATCCAGGCCTGCAACGGGCGGGGCATCGCCACCAACGCCATCGTCGGGCGTGAGATTTCGCGCATGCTGCTCAGCGACGGACGTTATCGACCGACGATAGCCTACGAGAGCCCTAACCCCATCGCCCGTGTGCCCTTTATGCGCCATGTGCCGGACATGATGCTGCGAATGGCGCGGGCGGTGAGACAAGCCCGAACCGGCTTGCTAGGCAGATGA
- a CDS encoding M24 family metallopeptidase has translation MSKTNGNGSRNIKAAWAAAVAAALAPLAAVQAAEPPILPMSDVEQAKPAMPPILTMRDRAKVQNALLAERLDTVVPRLMREQKIDMWVLVAREYFEEPVIATMLNAESMHARRRTILVFYDPGEGKPIERLTVSRYGLGGLFKAAWVPEQQPDQWKALADLIAKRDPNKIAINTSALTAFGDGMTLSQYGEMTKALDPKFKERIVSGEALSVGWLETRTPAEMKIYPGILRLAHSIIAEAFSSEVIKPGVTTTDDVVWFYRERLARLGLIAWFQPSIAVIRQGHKDMLEGDTVIQKGDMLWTDFGITYLRLNTDTQHLAYVLKDGETQAPAGLRAGLAQANKVQDALLSSYKVGLSGNEILKAARAKSIAQGLKPSIYTHPLGYHGHAAGASIGMWDNQNGDDKGEWKVRADTAWSIELAAYAKVPEWGGEEVQFRTEENAFFDGEKVRFLDGRQTEITLIGGGR, from the coding sequence ATGTCGAAGACAAACGGGAACGGTTCACGCAACATCAAGGCGGCCTGGGCCGCCGCCGTCGCCGCGGCCTTGGCGCCGCTCGCGGCTGTTCAGGCGGCTGAGCCGCCCATCCTGCCTATGAGCGACGTCGAGCAGGCCAAGCCCGCCATGCCGCCGATCCTGACCATGCGCGATCGGGCCAAGGTTCAGAACGCGCTTTTGGCCGAACGTCTCGATACGGTCGTGCCGCGCCTGATGCGCGAGCAGAAGATCGACATGTGGGTGCTGGTGGCCCGCGAATATTTTGAAGAGCCGGTGATCGCCACCATGCTCAACGCCGAGAGCATGCATGCCCGGCGGCGCACCATCCTGGTGTTCTACGATCCCGGCGAAGGTAAGCCGATCGAACGCCTGACGGTCAGCCGCTATGGTCTGGGCGGCCTTTTCAAAGCGGCCTGGGTTCCCGAGCAGCAGCCTGACCAGTGGAAGGCCCTGGCCGACCTGATCGCCAAGCGCGACCCGAACAAGATCGCCATCAACACCTCGGCCCTGACGGCGTTCGGCGACGGCATGACGCTCAGCCAGTACGGCGAGATGACCAAGGCGCTCGATCCGAAGTTCAAGGAGCGCATCGTGTCGGGCGAGGCGCTCTCTGTGGGTTGGCTTGAAACCCGCACGCCCGCCGAGATGAAGATCTATCCGGGCATCTTGCGCCTGGCCCACTCGATCATCGCCGAAGCCTTCTCCAGCGAGGTGATCAAGCCCGGGGTGACCACCACCGACGATGTGGTGTGGTTCTACCGCGAGCGCCTCGCGCGCCTGGGCCTTATCGCCTGGTTCCAGCCGTCCATCGCCGTGATCCGCCAGGGTCACAAGGATATGCTGGAAGGCGATACCGTCATCCAGAAGGGTGACATGCTGTGGACCGATTTCGGCATCACCTATCTGCGCCTCAATACCGACACCCAACACCTGGCCTACGTTCTCAAGGACGGTGAGACCCAGGCGCCGGCGGGCCTGCGCGCCGGTCTGGCGCAGGCCAACAAGGTTCAGGACGCGCTGCTGTCCTCCTACAAGGTCGGCCTGAGCGGCAACGAAATCCTCAAGGCGGCGCGCGCCAAGTCCATCGCCCAGGGGCTCAAGCCTTCGATCTACACGCATCCGCTCGGCTATCACGGCCACGCGGCCGGCGCCTCGATCGGCATGTGGGACAATCAGAACGGCGACGACAAGGGCGAGTGGAAGGTGCGTGCCGACACCGCCTGGTCCATCGAGCTGGCGGCCTACGCCAAGGTGCCCGAATGGGGTGGCGAGGAAGTGCAGTTCCGCACCGAGGAGAACGCCTTCTTTGATGGTGAGAAGGTGCGGTTCCTGGACGGACGCCAGACCGAGATCACGCTCATTGGCGGCGGTCGGTGA